In the genome of Paenibacillus sp. FSL R5-0766, one region contains:
- a CDS encoding YafY family protein has translation MNRTNRLAAIVMALQHGHETAHSLGEKFEVSRRTILRDIQSLSEMNVPIIAISGPGGGFRLMEGYVLPPLQLDPVEAATLLFALEGLSRYADTPFHEKRWTLMNKVKAIIPHDIMSRIDPMLQQLYHHIPDRNYILPHLDALLACIPEHGWLSVLYRSASRQRWLHICPSRVYASSGFWYCEAYSLEHGEQRLFRVDRITDVKEIEPQDAQVLNEQAEQQQSKPIPPEQPPTLVKAQLSYRGMIEAEQDEHIGEKMIEIAPDLWELSFLCPPGEWDWAVRFFYRLGREAEVIEPLQLRSEIRQHAEEVSRRYLASTKS, from the coding sequence ATGAACAGAACAAATCGGCTTGCTGCCATTGTAATGGCATTACAGCATGGTCACGAAACGGCACACTCATTAGGTGAGAAATTTGAGGTTTCCCGTCGCACCATTCTCCGGGATATTCAGTCCCTCTCCGAGATGAATGTGCCCATTATTGCCATTTCCGGTCCGGGAGGCGGTTTCAGACTTATGGAGGGTTACGTATTACCCCCATTACAGCTGGACCCGGTAGAAGCAGCGACGCTCCTATTCGCTCTTGAAGGTCTAAGTCGCTACGCCGACACACCCTTTCATGAGAAACGCTGGACCCTGATGAACAAAGTTAAGGCCATCATTCCGCATGATATCATGTCGCGAATTGATCCCATGCTCCAACAGCTGTATCATCATATTCCAGACCGCAATTACATTCTTCCTCATCTGGACGCACTGCTGGCTTGTATACCCGAACATGGGTGGCTTAGTGTGCTGTATCGCTCCGCATCACGTCAGCGATGGTTGCATATCTGTCCCTCACGGGTATATGCTTCCTCCGGCTTCTGGTACTGTGAAGCATATTCCCTCGAACATGGTGAACAGCGTCTGTTTCGGGTTGACCGAATTACCGATGTCAAAGAGATCGAACCCCAGGATGCACAGGTGCTTAACGAACAGGCGGAGCAACAACAGAGTAAGCCGATCCCTCCAGAACAGCCGCCAACCCTGGTTAAGGCACAACTGAGTTATCGGGGAATGATCGAAGCTGAACAGGACGAGCATATCGGCGAAAAGATGATTGAAATTGCCCCGGATCTCTGGGAATTATCATTCCTTTGTCCACCAGGGGAATGGGACTGGGCCGTACGATTCTTTTACCGATTGGGACGTGAAGCCGAAGTGATCGAACCCCTCCAACTTCGCAGTGAGATTCGTCAGCATGCCGAGGAAGTGAGCCGGAGATACCTTGCTTCAACCAAGTCGTAA